One genomic region from Geitlerinema sp. PCC 9228 encodes:
- a CDS encoding universal stress protein has translation MYKKILVALDRSERSQAVFEKALKIAEEHNSHLIIFHALPHEYEEKANSSLVGIGNPANAELLDSFQKLREEKLESAIQEAKNAMQPYLQAAEDKQISVGFECRFAPAGSWICDIAANTDTDLIVLGRRGRSGWTEFVLGSVSNYVLHHAHCAVLVVQGTDVGEEPEENTADESSEAAKETHHS, from the coding sequence ATGTATAAAAAAATTCTTGTTGCCCTCGATCGCTCCGAACGCTCCCAAGCTGTCTTTGAAAAAGCTTTAAAAATTGCCGAGGAACACAACAGCCACCTAATCATATTTCATGCCCTTCCCCACGAATATGAAGAGAAAGCTAATAGCTCTCTGGTGGGTATTGGCAATCCCGCCAACGCAGAACTGCTGGATAGCTTTCAAAAACTACGGGAAGAAAAACTCGAATCAGCCATTCAAGAGGCAAAAAACGCCATGCAGCCTTACTTGCAGGCAGCCGAGGATAAACAAATTTCCGTAGGGTTTGAATGTCGCTTTGCCCCTGCCGGTTCCTGGATTTGCGATATTGCCGCTAACACCGACACCGATTTGATTGTATTGGGTCGTCGGGGTAGAAGCGGTTGGACGGAATTCGTTCTGGGTAGCGTTAGCAATTACGTACTGCACCACGCCCATTGTGCGGTTTTGGTGGTTCAGGGAACAGATGTCGGGGAAGAACCAGAAGAAAATACTGCTGATGAATCCTCAGAAGCAGCAAAAGAAACGCATCATAGCTAA